TGAAGGTATCGAGTCAGTGACATCGATCAGCCGTGAAGCAGGCGGGGATCCGGGTACACCGGGAACAGGCTACTATGCTGATGCAGAAGGCTTAACTGGTGTTGCTTTAAAGCAGGCCCTACATAACATTATTGATGATCATCAGGAAATTTCCTATGCTAATGCATGGGAAGCGCTGCGCAATACAGATGAGGATCCGAATAATCCAAATAACGTTCTGCTTTTATATACAGGGAAATCCATTTCAAAATATGATAATGGCGGACTTGTTGATGAATGGAACCGCGAGCATGTCTGGCCTCAATCTAAAGGTGATTTCGGCACAACAATGGGGACAGGTACTGACCTGCATGCCCTCAGACCGACTGATGTAACAGTCAATTCATCAAGACAGAATCTTGATTTTGATAATGGAGGAAGAATTCACCCTGAAGCACCAAACACATTTTATGACGGTGATTCATGGGAGCCGCGCGATGAAGTAAAAGGTGATATTGCACGTATGGTATTCTACATGGCAGTGCGCTATGAAGGTGACGCGGGTGAAGTGGACCTTGAAGTGCTTGACCAGGTCGAGGTAAATGGCCCTTACCTTGGGAAACTCTCCACTTTAAAAGAGTGGCATGAACAGGACCCGGTTGATGCATTTGAACGCAACCGGAATGAGATCATCTTTGAATCATACCAGGGAAATCGCAATCCGTTTATTGACAACCCTGAGTACGTTGAAGCCATATGGTAATCATGAAAAATGCAGACCCTTTTCAAAAAATAGGGTCTGCTTTTATCTTTGATTCATTTCATATCCTTTATCCCTCATAATATGCTGCAGCGCACTGCGAAACGTTGAAAAAGAATGAATGCCCACATCTCTCACCACGCCTGACAGTACCATCTCCCTTGCAAAAAGCGGAGAAAATCCAACAAAAATCGTACGTGCACCCATCAGCTTAACCGCCCCGATCAGATCTCTCATCTTCGCAGCCACCAGCTGATAATCCGACTTGTCCACATCATTGATATTCGTCCCTGATAAATCAATCAGTACATTTTCCACTTCCCCGCGCTCCAGGTGATGAAGAATTGCCTCAAGAATGTGTGTCATCCTCTCTTCAGTGATTCCACCCGTTAAAGGCACCAGAATCGTATGCGGAACAATCGACGGAATAATCGGTGCAGACAGCTCTCTAATATATGTTTCATAACGTTCAACTTTTTCATTCAGTCTAACAATCTCCCGCTTCAAGCTTTCAATTGACTCAGACATGGCTCTCCCTCTTTTCGCCAATAGGATACTCTTAATATACCCCTGAAATGAGATTATGTAACCCTTGATACAGCGGGGACGGAGGTTGTTGTATCGTTCTGATAATCATTACAAAAATGGCACACTGGGGACGGAGTTGTGGTGCACCCCTAAAGTTAGAGTTCAAAAACTAACTTTAGGGGTGCATTTATTATGGTTAAATACAATGAGAAGTTTAAATTGATGATTGTGAAAGAATATTTGAACGGTCCTCATGGTATTAGAATTTTAGCACGTAAGCATGGTATTCAATCTAAAACGCAGATCTTTAATTGGGTGAATATCTATCGGCACTTTGGTGAAGAAGGGTTGAAGAAAAAGAAAAAGGCATTTTATTCTGTTCAATTTAAACTGGATGTAATAAGCTTTATGGACAGAACAGGTGCTTCCCAAACTGAAACAGCCCTTCAATTTAGACTAACGAACCCATCGTTAATTGGCGAATGGAAGAAAAAGTTCCTTGAAGGGGGTTATGAAGCACTAGAGAACCCGAGAGGACAATCAACCATGTCAGATAAAAAGAAGAATGGTCAAAACGAGACAGCCTCTAATCAAAATGAAGCGTCTAACAGAGAAAAAGAATTAGAGAGAGAAAACGAGTTATTACGTCTTGAGGTTGCTTATTTAAAAAAGTTAAAAGCTTTTCAGAAGGATCCGAACAACTATCTCGAAAAGCACAAGCAGCGCTATCGTTCGAACTCAAAGAAACATTCAGACTAAAGGATGTATTAATGGTTGTAGGCATTCCTGAAGCTTCCTATCATTATCATATTAAACGGATGCATAATGTTAATCCGGATCAGGAGCTTGAAGATCAGATTCGATTCATCTTCGATGCCCACAATGGCAACTATGGGTACCGTCGAATCCAGGCGGCACTTAAGAGTGACGGGCT
This region of Jeotgalibacillus malaysiensis genomic DNA includes:
- a CDS encoding transposase translates to MVKYNEKFKLMIVKEYLNGPHGIRILARKHGIQSKTQIFNWVNIYRHFGEEGLKKKKKAFYSVQFKLDVISFMDRTGASQTETALQFRLTNPSLIGEWKKKFLEGGYEALENPRGQSTMSDKKKNGQNETASNQNEASNREKELERENELLRLEVAYLKKLKAFQKDPNNYLEKHKQRYRSNSKKHSD
- a CDS encoding extracellular ribonuclease, with translation MKKAILLMVTLVLLIAVPVVSGSTLLSVNGAMDEPNGADVTVGGYIVGVPVSTSTVQQSNFTSDYALALADDPGETQMSEMIFVKLDAGYRSEYGLMSDPSNLGDYVVVDGTRDDYFAHEGIESVTSISREAGGDPGTPGTGYYADAEGLTGVALKQALHNIIDDHQEISYANAWEALRNTDEDPNNPNNVLLLYTGKSISKYDNGGLVDEWNREHVWPQSKGDFGTTMGTGTDLHALRPTDVTVNSSRQNLDFDNGGRIHPEAPNTFYDGDSWEPRDEVKGDIARMVFYMAVRYEGDAGEVDLEVLDQVEVNGPYLGKLSTLKEWHEQDPVDAFERNRNEIIFESYQGNRNPFIDNPEYVEAIW